In Candidatus Pelagibacter sp. RS39, the following proteins share a genomic window:
- a CDS encoding adenylosuccinate synthase, producing the protein MKNVAVVGSQWGDEGKGKIVDWLSEQADVVIRFQGGHNAGHTLVIDGVTYKLRLLPSGIVRKNKISIIGNGVVVDPWALLDEIKEIGEKGVDVNSENFMISEAANLILPFHREMDEIREDAAGKSKIGTTRRGIGPAYEDKVGRRSIRVMDLRSEKNLNQRLETVLLHHNAIRKGLGKKIYEKNQLKEDLLKIAPDILKFSAPVWLKIDQFKKQKKKILFEGAQGILLDVDHGTYPFVTSSNTVASSAATGTGCGPNSINYVLGITKAYTTRVGEGPFPTELVDGIGELLGTRGKEFGTVTSRKRRCGWFDGVLVRQTIKVSGIDGIALTKLDVLDELDEIKMCVEYDLNGKKINYLPAAVEDQLKIKPIYKTFDGWKTPTNGIKNIDDLPDNAKKYVFAIEDFIGAKISSISTSPERDDTILVENPFEI; encoded by the coding sequence ATGAAAAATGTTGCAGTAGTTGGTTCGCAGTGGGGAGATGAGGGAAAAGGGAAGATCGTAGATTGGCTATCAGAGCAAGCTGATGTTGTAATTAGATTTCAAGGCGGTCATAATGCTGGACATACCTTAGTTATAGATGGAGTAACTTACAAACTTCGATTACTTCCCTCTGGAATAGTTAGAAAAAATAAAATTTCAATTATTGGAAATGGTGTCGTTGTAGACCCTTGGGCATTATTAGATGAGATTAAAGAAATTGGAGAAAAAGGTGTCGATGTAAATTCAGAAAATTTTATGATTTCTGAGGCTGCAAACCTAATTTTACCATTTCACCGAGAAATGGATGAAATAAGAGAGGATGCAGCTGGTAAAAGCAAAATAGGAACTACTAGGAGAGGTATTGGACCTGCTTATGAGGATAAAGTCGGAAGACGTTCAATAAGAGTAATGGATCTTAGATCTGAAAAAAATTTAAATCAACGATTAGAAACAGTTTTATTACATCATAACGCGATCAGAAAAGGTTTAGGAAAAAAAATATATGAGAAAAATCAACTTAAAGAAGATCTTTTAAAAATTGCACCTGATATTTTAAAATTTTCAGCACCGGTATGGCTTAAGATTGATCAGTTTAAAAAACAAAAGAAAAAGATATTATTTGAGGGTGCTCAAGGAATTCTGTTAGACGTTGATCACGGAACATATCCTTTTGTCACTTCGTCGAATACTGTGGCTTCAAGTGCTGCAACGGGAACTGGATGTGGACCAAATTCAATTAATTATGTATTAGGGATAACCAAAGCTTACACAACTAGAGTGGGCGAGGGACCTTTTCCCACAGAATTAGTTGATGGTATAGGTGAGTTATTAGGAACAAGAGGCAAAGAATTTGGAACTGTTACAAGCCGAAAAAGAAGATGTGGATGGTTTGATGGTGTTTTGGTGAGGCAAACAATAAAAGTTTCTGGAATTGATGGTATTGCTTTAACAAAACTTGATGTTTTAGATGAACTAGATGAAATAAAAATGTGTGTGGAATATGATTTAAATGGAAAAAAAATAAACTATCTTCCTGCAGCAGTTGAAGATCAACTTAAAATCAAACCTATTTACAAAACATTTGACGGATGGAAAACCCCAACTAATGGTATCAAAAATATAGATGACCTCCCTGACAATGCTAAAAAATATGTATTTGCAATCGAGGACTTCATTGGAGCGAAAATATCAAGTATATCGACTAGTCCTGAGAGGGATGATACAATTTTAGTTGAAAATCCTTTTGAGATTTAA
- the rpoH gene encoding RNA polymerase sigma factor RpoH, producing the protein MNSNLPILSNEGGLSAYLEQIKKFPMLDAEEEYMLAKNWKTTGNIKSAEKLVTSHLRLVAKIAMGYKGYGLPINEIISEGNIGLMQAVKKFEPEKGFRLATYAMWWIKASIQEYILKSWSLVKIGTTTAQKKLFFNLKKLKNQIAPQAEGDLRNEHVNEIAEKLDVSKEEVVSMNRRLSGKEFSLNAQVGEDGDEWQDWLVDKELDHDLKFAHQEEMKQRKDLLKDSIKVLNDREREILYSRRLNDDPTTLEDLSKKYKISRERVRQIENKAFEKLQKHMLLLAKSKNLLPVN; encoded by the coding sequence ATGAATAGCAATTTACCTATCTTGAGTAATGAAGGTGGTCTGTCTGCATATCTCGAGCAAATAAAAAAATTTCCAATGCTTGATGCAGAAGAGGAGTACATGCTCGCTAAAAATTGGAAAACAACAGGAAATATTAAGTCAGCAGAAAAACTTGTAACAAGTCATTTGAGATTGGTTGCAAAAATTGCGATGGGTTATAAAGGTTATGGACTACCAATTAATGAAATCATCTCTGAAGGTAATATTGGACTTATGCAGGCTGTCAAAAAATTTGAGCCAGAAAAAGGTTTTAGATTAGCAACTTATGCGATGTGGTGGATAAAAGCTTCTATTCAAGAATATATCCTAAAATCTTGGAGCTTAGTAAAAATTGGTACAACAACTGCACAAAAAAAATTATTTTTTAATCTTAAAAAATTGAAAAATCAAATTGCACCACAAGCTGAGGGTGATTTAAGAAATGAACATGTAAACGAAATTGCTGAAAAATTAGATGTGAGTAAAGAAGAGGTTGTCTCAATGAATCGTAGACTCTCTGGAAAAGAATTTTCTCTTAATGCTCAGGTTGGTGAGGATGGTGACGAATGGCAAGACTGGTTAGTAGATAAAGAATTAGACCATGATCTTAAATTTGCTCATCAAGAAGAAATGAAACAAAGAAAAGATTTATTAAAAGACTCAATTAAAGTTTTGAATGATAGAGAAAGGGAAATTCTATATTCAAGAAGATTAAACGACGATCCAACAACTTTAGAAGATTTAAGTAAAAAATATAAGATTAGCCGTGAAAGAGTAAGGCAAATTGAGAACAAAGCATTTGAAAAATTACAAAAGCACATGCTTTTGCTAGCCAAATCAAAAAATCTTTTGCCTGTTAATTAA
- a CDS encoding RluA family pseudouridine synthase codes for MEKKINLIVDKTENELRVDIFIKKRENIISRTRIKNLILDNKLRINNKVITDPSKKIFFNDEIKLVIPEPKKASLKPYKFNLDIVFEDKDLIVLNKPSGIVMHPGAGNFDNTIVNALMNYSKNSFSNIGGELRPGIVHRIDKNTSGLIVIAKNNQTHEHLSNQFNKHTIQRVYQLLIWGKIRPSKGKIETFIARSSKNRQMMEVSNSKGKKAITNYKTLEIFENKNIPTFSLLECKLETGRTHQIRVHMNYLGNSIVGDDKYKKRFKKFKDIEPSLEKILIKLNRQFLHAKTLGFIHPKKNKQMIFNSILPNELEIILKTLRNMGK; via the coding sequence ATGGAAAAAAAAATAAATTTGATAGTTGATAAGACCGAAAATGAACTCCGTGTTGATATTTTCATTAAAAAGAGAGAGAATATTATTAGTCGAACAAGAATAAAAAATCTTATTCTAGATAATAAGTTAAGAATAAATAACAAGGTAATAACTGATCCATCGAAAAAAATTTTTTTTAATGATGAAATAAAATTAGTCATACCTGAACCAAAAAAAGCTTCCTTAAAACCTTACAAGTTTAATTTAGATATAGTATTTGAGGATAAAGATTTAATTGTTTTAAACAAACCCTCTGGAATAGTAATGCATCCTGGTGCAGGTAATTTTGATAATACAATCGTAAATGCACTTATGAATTATAGTAAAAATTCTTTCTCTAATATTGGGGGTGAACTAAGGCCTGGAATAGTACATAGAATTGATAAAAATACATCTGGATTGATTGTAATTGCAAAAAATAATCAGACTCATGAACACCTCTCTAATCAATTTAATAAACACACAATCCAAAGAGTTTACCAATTACTTATCTGGGGCAAGATAAGACCATCTAAAGGTAAAATAGAAACTTTTATTGCAAGAAGCTCAAAAAATAGACAAATGATGGAGGTTAGTAACAGCAAAGGAAAAAAAGCAATTACAAATTACAAAACTTTAGAAATTTTTGAAAATAAAAATATACCAACTTTTAGTTTGTTAGAGTGTAAATTAGAAACAGGTCGAACTCACCAAATAAGAGTTCATATGAATTATTTGGGAAACAGTATAGTTGGTGATGATAAATATAAGAAAAGATTTAAAAAGTTTAAAGATATAGAGCCATCATTAGAAAAAATTCTAATTAAATTAAATAGGCAATTTTTACATGCCAAAACCTTGGGCTTTATTCATCCAAAAAAAAATAAACAAATGATTTTTAACTCTATTTTACCAAATGAACTTGAAATAATACTAAAAACACTCAGAAATATGGGTAAATAA
- a CDS encoding ABC transporter permease, whose product MNLNKMYGLFLRHFYLIKSSLPRVLDLIYWPTIQIILWGFISKFFSIYSDYYNNTLGIILTCAILYDILFRSSISFNMLFLEEIWSRNFTNLFIAPLKLKEIIISLIFTALIRTLIGLVPAIILTSPLFGVSILKLGFPLFILFLSLYIFGITLGLFVSSGLMRYGPSFENIAWSSLFLLAPLGCIYYPIEILPEFFQVIAKGLPLVYIFDETRNILINGLVDYENIKQAYLLNLVYLIFGIGLFYLSFLRARIKGTLINMGE is encoded by the coding sequence ATGAATCTAAATAAAATGTATGGACTTTTTTTGAGACATTTTTATCTCATCAAAAGTTCTTTACCAAGAGTTTTGGATTTAATTTATTGGCCAACAATACAAATTATTCTTTGGGGATTTATTTCTAAATTTTTTTCAATTTATAGTGATTATTACAATAATACACTTGGAATAATTCTTACATGTGCAATTCTTTACGACATTCTTTTTAGATCTAGCATAAGTTTTAATATGCTTTTTTTAGAGGAAATCTGGAGTAGAAATTTTACGAATTTATTTATTGCTCCATTGAAGCTAAAAGAAATAATTATATCTTTAATATTTACTGCTTTGATAAGGACATTAATCGGTCTAGTACCCGCAATTATTTTAACTTCTCCATTGTTTGGGGTTTCAATTTTAAAATTAGGTTTTCCACTCTTTATATTATTTTTAAGTTTATACATATTTGGGATTACACTAGGTTTATTTGTGAGCTCAGGTTTAATGAGATACGGACCATCCTTTGAAAATATAGCTTGGTCATCATTATTTTTACTTGCTCCATTAGGCTGTATCTACTATCCAATAGAAATCCTTCCTGAATTTTTCCAAGTAATTGCAAAGGGACTGCCACTAGTTTACATTTTTGATGAAACTAGAAATATTTTAATAAATGGTCTTGTAGATTACGAAAATATAAAGCAAGCTTATTTATTAAATTTGGTTTATTTAATTTTTGGAATAGGACTGTTTTATCTATCTTTTTTAAGGGCAAGAATAAAAGGAACTTTAATAAATATGGGTGAATAA
- a CDS encoding ABC transporter ATP-binding protein, whose translation MTIPLKIIDLSKTYDSKEAVRNISFNLNENEIIGILGPNGCGKTTTIGMILGLLKPTKGKVLINGIEIEKQRVELLNELNFISPYIELPKKLTVKQNLEVYGRLYDVKKLGIKIDYLCEKLRLNEFINKITGELSSGQKNRVSLAKSIINDPSVLLLDEPTASLDPETGDFVRSFLEEYQKEKKTSILLASHNMTEVERLCSSVLMMNKGSIIDQGTPGELIKKHGRRNMEEVFLKLTRDLI comes from the coding sequence ATGACCATTCCTCTTAAAATAATTGATTTATCAAAAACTTATGACTCAAAAGAAGCTGTTCGAAATATTTCTTTTAATTTAAATGAAAATGAAATCATTGGAATTCTTGGACCTAACGGATGTGGTAAAACTACAACAATAGGTATGATTCTTGGTTTACTAAAGCCTACAAAAGGGAAAGTTCTTATAAATGGTATTGAAATTGAAAAACAAAGAGTTGAATTATTAAACGAATTAAATTTTATTTCACCATATATTGAGTTACCAAAAAAATTAACTGTAAAGCAAAATCTTGAAGTTTATGGAAGACTTTATGATGTAAAAAAACTTGGAATTAAAATTGATTATCTCTGTGAAAAATTAAGACTTAATGAATTTATTAATAAAATAACAGGAGAACTTTCCTCTGGCCAAAAAAATAGAGTCAGTCTAGCTAAATCTATAATTAATGATCCATCAGTTCTTCTTCTTGATGAACCAACTGCATCTCTAGATCCTGAAACAGGAGATTTTGTTAGAAGTTTTTTAGAGGAATACCAAAAAGAAAAAAAAACTTCTATCCTGCTTGCTTCGCATAACATGACAGAAGTTGAGAGATTATGCTCTTCAGTTCTAATGATGAATAAAGGATCTATTATTGATCAAGGAACTCCTGGCGAATTAATTAAAAAACATGGAAGGAGAAACATGGAGGAAGTTTTTTTAAAACTTACAAGAGATTTAATATGA
- a CDS encoding L-threonylcarbamoyladenylate synthase has translation MKINLANIKKARNLLNKRECVAIPTETVYGIAGNAYSDTACKKIFRLKKRPMNNPLIIHYYDLKKLKDDCDLNVDFLKLYKRFCPGPITFILNQKKKSKISKIATNKKNTLAVRFPKHPVARILLKHLKFPIAAPSANISSRVSAVTSSDVKDDFGKKIKYILEGGRSSVGVESTIIDLRKKPKILRLGGLEVETLQKILKKKILININPSKISAPGQLRIHYSPGIPIRLNVKKIKKDEAFLLIKKNRINKTNYYFLSKKGDLKEAAKNLYTILRKIKKDNYKSIAVDKIPNIGIGKTINDRLLRASKF, from the coding sequence ATGAAAATTAATCTTGCAAATATTAAAAAAGCGAGGAATCTCTTAAATAAAAGAGAGTGTGTTGCTATACCAACCGAAACTGTTTATGGAATAGCTGGGAATGCATATTCTGATACAGCGTGTAAAAAAATATTTAGATTAAAAAAAAGACCAATGAATAACCCTTTGATTATTCATTATTATGATTTAAAAAAATTAAAAGATGATTGCGATCTAAATGTTGATTTTTTAAAATTATATAAAAGATTTTGTCCTGGGCCAATAACATTCATCTTAAATCAAAAAAAAAAATCAAAAATTTCGAAAATTGCAACTAATAAAAAGAATACTCTTGCTGTGAGATTTCCAAAACATCCAGTAGCAAGAATTCTGTTAAAACATTTGAAATTTCCTATCGCAGCACCTAGTGCTAATATTTCTTCAAGAGTTAGTGCGGTAACTTCTTCAGATGTAAAGGACGATTTTGGAAAAAAAATTAAGTATATACTTGAAGGTGGAAGATCTTCGGTTGGGGTTGAGTCTACAATTATTGATCTAAGGAAAAAACCAAAAATTTTAAGATTAGGTGGTTTAGAAGTTGAAACTCTCCAAAAAATATTAAAGAAAAAAATTTTAATAAATATAAATCCTTCCAAGATTTCAGCTCCTGGACAATTAAGAATTCATTATTCACCTGGGATCCCAATCAGACTTAATGTTAAAAAAATAAAAAAAGATGAGGCTTTTTTACTAATTAAGAAAAATAGGATTAACAAAACAAACTATTATTTTTTATCAAAAAAGGGCGATTTAAAAGAAGCTGCAAAAAACCTCTACACTATTTTAAGAAAGATAAAAAAAGATAATTACAAATCTATAGCTGTAGACAAAATCCCAAATATAGGAATCGGCAAAACTATTAACGATAGATTATTAAGGGCTTCAAAATTTTAA
- a CDS encoding exonuclease VII small subunit, protein MKDKNLPNDYNSLSLEELTTEANKMIEELENQKDLGNSLDKYQDLIKLNNIIEKKFQKNIKEINEKTKEKISKINQKNNAKKIK, encoded by the coding sequence ATGAAAGATAAAAATTTACCAAATGATTATAATTCATTATCTCTTGAAGAATTAACCACTGAGGCAAATAAGATGATTGAAGAATTGGAAAATCAAAAGGATTTAGGAAACTCTTTAGACAAGTATCAAGATTTAATTAAACTCAATAATATAATTGAGAAAAAATTTCAAAAGAATATCAAAGAAATAAATGAGAAAACAAAAGAAAAGATATCCAAGATTAATCAAAAAAATAATGCAAAGAAAATTAAATAA
- a CDS encoding polyprenyl synthetase family protein — MQRKLNKIAKDTNLFLRRFIAKQKKTNLIVAMKYGLFSGGKKIRSKILIDVGFLFKLDYKTLIVIGAAVECIHAYSLIHDDLPCMDDDSIRRGKPSAHIKFGEATAVLAGNSLLTMAFEILSHKDLKISEKIKIDLINKISESSGHLGIAGGQYLDLNYERKKISQNKIEEMEIKKTGKLFSFCCAAPLIIKKKSKNDIKKFENIGADIGLLFQVADDLIDYKGSLLVAGKKTGKDKKKGKATLISLLGYKNTIKYADNLILKINRKLKRYGSKSRNLSETLNYILNRNK; from the coding sequence ATGCAAAGAAAATTAAATAAAATTGCAAAAGATACAAATTTGTTTTTAAGAAGATTTATTGCCAAACAAAAAAAAACAAATTTAATAGTTGCAATGAAATATGGTCTTTTTTCTGGAGGAAAAAAAATAAGATCAAAAATTTTAATTGATGTTGGGTTTCTATTTAAGTTAGATTATAAAACTCTGATCGTTATTGGTGCTGCGGTTGAATGTATTCATGCGTATTCATTAATACATGACGATTTACCATGTATGGATGATGACTCTATAAGAAGAGGTAAACCATCAGCGCATATTAAATTTGGAGAGGCTACAGCAGTTTTAGCTGGAAATTCACTTTTAACAATGGCTTTTGAAATCTTAAGCCATAAAGACTTAAAAATTAGTGAAAAAATTAAGATTGATTTAATTAATAAAATTTCTGAAAGCTCGGGTCATCTTGGAATAGCAGGAGGACAATATTTAGATTTGAATTATGAACGTAAGAAAATTTCTCAAAATAAGATTGAAGAAATGGAAATAAAAAAAACTGGAAAACTTTTTAGTTTTTGTTGTGCAGCACCCTTGATAATTAAGAAAAAAAGCAAAAATGATATTAAGAAATTTGAAAATATTGGTGCTGACATAGGTTTGTTGTTTCAAGTTGCTGATGATTTGATTGATTATAAAGGAAGTTTGCTTGTTGCAGGAAAAAAAACTGGTAAGGATAAAAAAAAAGGAAAAGCAACTCTAATTAGTTTACTAGGATACAAAAATACTATTAAATATGCTGATAATTTGATTTTAAAAATTAATCGTAAATTAAAAAGATATGGATCTAAATCAAGAAATTTATCTGAAACATTAAATTATATTTTGAATAGAAACAAATGA
- the dxs gene encoding 1-deoxy-D-xylulose-5-phosphate synthase, with protein MKKKYELLDEINFPSDLKKIPESKLQKVADELRDEMIDAVSVTGGHLGASLGVVELTVALHYVFNTPNDKLIWDVGHQCYPHKILTGRKDRIRTLRQGNGLSGFTKRSESEYDPFGAAHSSTSISSALGIAEANKLSNKSDNVIAVIGDGAISAGMAYEAMNNAGASKTKMIVILNDNDMSIARPVGAMSTYLAKIFSGKIYFSLRETIKLIMSAFSKRFSAKAGKAEDLLRSAFTGGTLFSSLGFYYIGPIDGHDLNSLIPILKNARDSKHEGPILIHIKSKKGKGYTFAEEAKDNYHGVSKFNVKTGEQLKSTSKLPSYTKVFANTLIQHAKKDSKIVAITAAMPDGTGLDIFRKEFPDRTFDVGIAEQHAVTFAAGLATENFKPYAAIYSTFLQRAYDQVVHDVAIQSLPVRFAIDRAGLVGADGPTHAGSFDTTYLTTLPNFIVMAASDEAELVRMINTSTEINDRPCAFRYPRGTGFGSTLPSINEKIEIGKSKIIKEGKKLAILNFGARLSETLKAAENLLKKGVPITVVDARFAKPLDENLIWQLATTHEAIMTIEEGSIGGFGSHVVNFLTKKGLMDSNLKFRSLTLPDIFIDQDTPDKMYKVANLDSVSIEEKVLDLLNSNIVLKKQN; from the coding sequence ATGAAAAAAAAATATGAACTGTTAGATGAGATTAATTTTCCGTCGGATTTAAAAAAAATACCTGAGTCAAAATTACAAAAAGTTGCTGATGAATTAAGAGATGAAATGATTGATGCTGTGTCAGTAACTGGTGGACATCTTGGGGCAAGTCTCGGAGTGGTAGAATTAACTGTTGCTTTACATTATGTCTTTAATACACCAAATGATAAGTTAATCTGGGATGTGGGTCATCAGTGTTATCCACATAAAATTTTAACTGGCAGAAAAGATAGAATTAGAACTTTAAGACAAGGAAATGGTCTTTCTGGTTTTACAAAAAGATCTGAAAGTGAATACGATCCATTCGGTGCTGCGCACAGTTCAACATCAATTTCATCAGCACTAGGTATAGCAGAAGCAAATAAACTGTCCAATAAATCAGACAATGTAATTGCAGTAATTGGTGACGGCGCAATCAGCGCAGGAATGGCTTATGAAGCTATGAATAATGCTGGTGCCTCAAAAACTAAGATGATCGTAATTCTAAATGATAATGATATGTCGATTGCTCGACCAGTAGGAGCAATGAGTACTTATTTAGCAAAAATTTTTTCGGGGAAAATTTATTTTAGTTTAAGAGAGACTATCAAATTAATAATGTCAGCCTTTTCAAAAAGGTTTAGTGCAAAGGCTGGTAAAGCAGAAGATTTACTTAGATCTGCTTTTACAGGTGGAACTTTGTTCAGTTCACTTGGATTTTATTACATTGGTCCAATAGATGGCCATGATTTAAATTCATTAATTCCAATTTTAAAAAATGCGAGAGATTCTAAGCATGAAGGACCAATTTTAATTCACATTAAATCGAAAAAAGGAAAAGGTTATACTTTTGCTGAGGAGGCAAAGGATAATTATCATGGAGTATCAAAGTTTAATGTCAAAACTGGTGAGCAACTAAAGAGTACAAGTAAATTACCATCATATACAAAGGTTTTTGCAAACACCTTAATTCAACATGCCAAAAAGGACAGTAAAATCGTAGCTATTACTGCTGCTATGCCTGATGGCACTGGTCTAGATATTTTTCGCAAAGAATTTCCAGATAGGACTTTTGATGTTGGGATTGCAGAGCAACACGCAGTTACATTTGCTGCAGGTTTAGCTACTGAAAACTTTAAACCCTACGCAGCTATTTATTCCACTTTTCTTCAAAGAGCTTATGATCAAGTAGTTCACGATGTAGCAATTCAAAGTTTACCTGTTAGATTTGCAATAGATAGAGCAGGACTTGTTGGAGCTGATGGACCAACACATGCTGGTAGTTTTGACACAACATATTTAACCACTTTACCAAATTTTATTGTCATGGCAGCAAGTGATGAAGCTGAGCTAGTAAGAATGATAAATACTTCAACCGAAATTAATGATAGACCTTGTGCATTCAGGTACCCAAGAGGAACAGGATTTGGTTCAACTCTTCCATCAATAAATGAAAAAATTGAGATAGGGAAATCAAAAATTATCAAAGAGGGAAAAAAATTAGCGATCTTAAATTTTGGAGCAAGATTGAGCGAGACTTTGAAGGCTGCAGAAAATTTATTAAAAAAAGGTGTGCCAATAACAGTTGTTGATGCTAGATTTGCAAAACCTCTAGATGAAAATCTCATTTGGCAATTAGCTACAACTCATGAAGCAATTATGACAATTGAAGAGGGTTCAATTGGTGGTTTCGGATCTCATGTGGTGAATTTTTTGACAAAAAAAGGTTTAATGGACTCTAATTTAAAATTTAGATCATTAACATTACCAGATATTTTTATTGATCAAGATACTCCAGACAAAATGTATAAAGTGGCAAATCTTGATTCAGTTTCAATTGAGGAAAAAGTTTTAGATTTACTAAATTCCAATATAGTTTTGAAAAAACAAAATTAA
- the aroC gene encoding chorismate synthase gives MSFNTFGKSFRFTTWGESHGPAIGCIIDGCPPLIPLKEADIQKELNKRKPGQSKFTTQRKESDKVQILSGVFEGKTTGTPISLIIYNEDMRSKDYNDIKDKFRPGHADFTYFKKYGIRDYRGGGRSSARETAARVAAGAVAKKVLENKLGKKFKITGAVTQLGILGCDTNKWDNKIISKNPFFCPDKSMLKIWEKYLLSIRKAGSSCGAIIEVRANGIPAGLGAPIYSKLDSDIASAMMSINAVKGVNIGSGMNSAQLSGEENSDEISQNRKKTKFKSNNAGGILGGISSGQEIIVSFAVKPTSSILKSRKTINKFGKNTSISVKGRHDPCVGIRAVPVGEAMLSCVLLDHYLLHKAQCS, from the coding sequence ATGTCATTTAATACTTTTGGAAAGTCTTTTCGTTTTACAACTTGGGGAGAATCCCATGGTCCAGCTATAGGGTGTATTATAGATGGGTGTCCACCATTAATACCATTAAAAGAAGCCGATATTCAAAAAGAATTAAACAAACGGAAACCTGGGCAATCAAAGTTTACTACTCAAAGAAAGGAGAGTGACAAGGTTCAAATTCTTTCAGGAGTTTTTGAAGGAAAAACGACTGGGACACCAATATCATTGATAATTTACAATGAAGATATGCGTTCAAAGGATTATAATGATATTAAAGATAAATTTAGACCAGGACATGCTGATTTCACATATTTTAAAAAGTATGGAATAAGAGACTACAGAGGTGGTGGTAGATCATCTGCAAGAGAAACAGCTGCAAGAGTTGCAGCAGGTGCTGTGGCAAAAAAAGTTTTAGAAAATAAATTAGGAAAAAAATTTAAAATCACTGGAGCTGTTACCCAGCTGGGAATATTAGGATGTGATACCAATAAATGGGATAATAAGATAATTTCTAAAAATCCATTTTTTTGCCCAGATAAATCAATGTTAAAAATTTGGGAAAAATACTTGTTAAGTATCAGAAAAGCTGGATCGTCATGTGGAGCAATAATCGAAGTAAGAGCTAACGGTATTCCTGCTGGATTAGGCGCACCTATATACTCAAAATTAGATTCCGACATAGCATCAGCAATGATGAGTATAAATGCTGTAAAAGGAGTTAATATTGGCTCAGGTATGAACTCAGCGCAATTATCGGGTGAGGAGAATTCAGATGAAATTTCTCAAAATAGGAAAAAAACAAAATTTAAATCTAATAACGCTGGAGGTATTCTAGGAGGTATTTCTTCAGGTCAAGAAATAATTGTTTCTTTTGCTGTAAAACCAACGTCATCAATTTTAAAAAGTAGAAAAACAATTAATAAGTTTGGAAAGAATACTAGTATTTCAGTAAAAGGTAGACATGATCCATGTGTGGGTATTAGAGCTGTGCCAGTTGGTGAAGCAATGTTATCTTGCGTTTTATTAGATCATTACCTTCTACACAAAGCTCAGTGTAGTTAA
- the pdxH gene encoding pyridoxamine 5'-phosphate oxidase, translated as MNQKNSLGLNKCFLDLDNPFQLFQRWFEEAKKKEVNDPNALALGTANKEGIPSVRMVLLKGHSEKGFVFYTNLNSQKGNEIKENPNATMCFHWKSLLRQIRIVGTLKQVDDQTADEYYNSRAYDSRIGAWASKQSSILHSRDELLDALENYKKKYNDKDNVPRPSHWSGWNLTPSTIEFWLDGDNRIHERLKYSLDKNGSWTKSLLSP; from the coding sequence ATGAATCAAAAAAACTCACTTGGGCTTAATAAATGCTTCTTAGATCTTGATAATCCATTTCAACTATTTCAAAGATGGTTTGAGGAGGCTAAAAAAAAAGAAGTTAATGATCCTAATGCTTTAGCACTTGGTACAGCAAATAAAGAGGGTATTCCCTCAGTAAGAATGGTTCTGCTCAAAGGTCATAGTGAAAAAGGATTTGTTTTTTATACAAATTTAAACAGTCAGAAAGGTAATGAAATTAAAGAAAACCCGAATGCCACAATGTGCTTTCATTGGAAAAGTTTACTAAGACAAATAAGGATAGTTGGAACATTGAAACAAGTAGATGATCAAACTGCTGATGAGTACTATAACTCAAGAGCATATGATAGCAGAATAGGTGCTTGGGCCTCAAAACAAAGTAGTATTCTCCATTCTAGAGATGAACTTTTAGATGCTTTAGAGAATTATAAAAAAAAATATAATGACAAAGATAATGTACCTAGACCAAGCCATTGGTCTGGCTGGAATTTAACACCTTCCACAATTGAATTTTGGTTAGATGGAGATAACAGAATACATGAAAGATTAAAGTATTCTTTAGATAAAAATGGTAGTTGGACAAAAAGCCTTTTAAGTCCTTAA